In the genome of Xanthomonas translucens pv. cerealis, one region contains:
- a CDS encoding TonB-dependent receptor has protein sequence MNHTSRRARPHRLAGSIALALSLALAAAAHAEDPAQAQSGASDDTAPAAAKSNPQTLSAVTVAANRYTAADMQMAASNTANVLSADDLKYTAVHNIAEALGLLPGVNVVNTGQSYFGGVDGAARGEGMFASVRGLNAEYNVNLINGVNVAQGMPYSRSVQLSLLPPSGLQTIVLNKTSTAAMDGDAIGGTIDYRTPSGFDYSDALGGSVTASGRMESRARDYDESGLGKGAAGEFHAKFGSEHQFGLYASAYYDERHYVNSEVANAAAARGDWNKKYFSRTTASGAPAPGDNPQALLLATGANIGYSGGDTKRYGGNVSFDWHVDPSLQLYARATYAYARTEQNTGYTQLVPASVSLTQIGTSGVYQPQIDRVAVRYWYETNPEVADIATFQFGADKQLGNWTLSPNLFYGYGDNDRPDHVEVSARVDQYTSTQFPYGANSFVGYDSAGFPMPLLTPAIQAQASDIGSLYARRHGQLSKSYSGQKKGGAKFDARYDVDAGALSSLQFGVKYVDSSREYTSRDWTTAKFTDGTLLENSGLVSGSYDAVYPGKYDYPTVKLSNSALKASIAQYLTPGSFDTCGSLAINNQNCNTMRGTEAVAAAYAMATFKTGDLEIIPGLRFEQTSIRNTYWTMPKDKGGNELAGYFQNNHTTYDVPLPSVFLNYRPGNANAVYRASVWTSYTRPAFVQLGGGVNYDVAVDKSPVVTTITEGNPDLKPIKAVNVDVSGEWDNGVGGHAMLAGYYKRLSDYIYENGSDAANAGANTDATGVRYVRPQNGGDGKVLGVEAAVRQTLQGMPAPLDGFGIGANVTRQSTRVDLGMTGFHDERIQNAPDLMANAELFYEKGPLSVNLSYHYSGEYVSVYDYLGQGASWDDLWVKPITRVDLHVGYAVNEHLRADLSVANLSNRLSYWAHVGRNSTAISDIVDAGRTSLLTVKYTF, from the coding sequence ATGAACCACACATCGCGCCGCGCCAGGCCGCACCGGCTTGCCGGATCCATCGCCCTGGCCCTGAGCCTGGCCCTCGCCGCCGCCGCCCACGCCGAAGACCCCGCGCAGGCGCAGAGCGGCGCCAGCGACGACACCGCGCCGGCCGCGGCCAAGAGCAACCCGCAGACCCTGTCGGCGGTGACCGTGGCGGCGAACCGCTACACCGCCGCCGACATGCAGATGGCGGCGAGCAACACCGCCAACGTGCTGTCGGCCGACGATTTGAAGTACACCGCCGTGCACAACATCGCCGAGGCGCTGGGCCTGCTGCCGGGCGTCAACGTGGTCAACACCGGGCAGTCGTACTTCGGCGGCGTCGACGGCGCTGCGCGCGGCGAGGGCATGTTCGCCTCGGTGCGCGGCCTCAACGCCGAATACAACGTCAACCTGATCAACGGCGTCAACGTCGCTCAGGGCATGCCGTACAGCCGCAGCGTGCAACTGAGCCTGCTGCCGCCCTCGGGCCTGCAGACCATCGTGTTGAACAAGACCTCCACCGCGGCGATGGACGGCGACGCGATCGGCGGCACCATCGATTACCGCACGCCCAGCGGTTTCGACTACAGCGACGCGCTCGGCGGCAGCGTCACCGCCAGCGGGCGCATGGAAAGCCGCGCCCGCGACTACGACGAGAGTGGCCTGGGCAAGGGCGCGGCCGGCGAGTTCCACGCCAAGTTCGGCAGCGAGCACCAGTTCGGCCTCTACGCCAGCGCCTATTACGACGAGCGCCACTACGTGAACAGCGAAGTGGCCAATGCCGCCGCCGCGCGTGGCGACTGGAACAAGAAGTATTTCTCCCGCACTACCGCCAGCGGAGCTCCGGCGCCTGGCGACAACCCGCAAGCGCTGCTGCTGGCGACCGGCGCCAACATCGGCTATTCCGGCGGCGACACCAAGCGCTACGGCGGCAATGTCTCCTTCGACTGGCATGTGGACCCGAGCCTGCAGCTGTACGCGCGCGCCACCTACGCCTACGCCAGGACCGAGCAGAACACCGGTTACACCCAGCTGGTGCCGGCCAGCGTCAGCCTGACCCAGATCGGCACGAGCGGTGTTTACCAGCCGCAGATCGATCGCGTGGCGGTGCGCTACTGGTATGAGACCAACCCGGAAGTGGCCGACATCGCCACGTTCCAGTTCGGCGCCGACAAGCAGCTCGGCAACTGGACGCTGTCGCCGAACCTGTTCTACGGCTATGGCGACAACGACCGTCCGGACCACGTCGAGGTCTCCGCACGCGTGGATCAATACACCTCCACCCAGTTCCCGTACGGCGCCAACAGCTTCGTCGGCTACGACAGCGCAGGCTTCCCGATGCCGTTGTTGACGCCGGCGATCCAGGCCCAGGCCAGCGACATCGGCAGCCTGTACGCACGCCGCCACGGCCAGCTGTCCAAGTCCTACAGCGGGCAGAAGAAGGGCGGCGCCAAGTTCGACGCGCGCTACGACGTCGATGCCGGCGCGCTGAGCAGCCTGCAGTTCGGCGTGAAGTACGTGGACAGCTCGCGTGAATACACCTCGCGCGACTGGACCACCGCCAAGTTCACCGACGGCACCCTGCTGGAGAACAGCGGCCTGGTCAGCGGCAGCTACGATGCGGTGTATCCGGGCAAGTACGACTACCCGACGGTCAAGCTCAGCAACTCGGCGCTGAAGGCATCGATCGCGCAGTACCTGACCCCGGGCAGCTTCGACACCTGCGGTAGCCTGGCGATCAACAACCAGAACTGCAATACCATGCGCGGCACCGAGGCAGTGGCCGCGGCCTATGCGATGGCCACGTTCAAGACCGGCGACCTGGAGATCATCCCCGGCCTGCGCTTCGAACAGACCAGCATCCGCAATACCTACTGGACCATGCCCAAGGACAAAGGCGGCAACGAACTGGCCGGTTACTTCCAGAACAACCACACCACCTACGACGTGCCGTTGCCCAGCGTGTTCCTGAACTACCGCCCCGGCAACGCCAACGCGGTGTACCGCGCCTCGGTGTGGACCAGCTACACGCGCCCGGCGTTCGTGCAGCTCGGCGGCGGCGTCAACTACGACGTGGCCGTTGATAAGAGCCCCGTCGTCACCACCATTACCGAAGGCAATCCCGACCTGAAGCCGATCAAGGCGGTCAACGTCGATGTGTCCGGCGAATGGGACAACGGTGTCGGCGGCCACGCGATGCTGGCCGGCTATTACAAGCGCCTGTCCGACTACATCTACGAGAACGGCTCGGACGCGGCCAATGCCGGCGCCAACACCGACGCCACCGGCGTGCGCTACGTGCGTCCGCAGAACGGCGGCGACGGCAAGGTGCTGGGCGTGGAAGCGGCGGTGCGGCAGACGCTGCAGGGCATGCCGGCGCCGCTGGACGGCTTCGGCATCGGCGCCAATGTCACCCGCCAGTCCACCCGCGTGGACCTGGGCATGACCGGCTTCCACGACGAGCGCATCCAGAACGCGCCGGACCTGATGGCCAATGCCGAGCTGTTCTACGAGAAGGGGCCGCTGTCGGTGAACCTGAGCTACCACTACTCGGGCGAATACGTGTCGGTCTACGACTACCTGGGCCAGGGCGCCAGCTGGGACGACCTGTGGGTGAAGCCGATCACCCGCGTCGACCTGCACGTGGGCTATGCGGTGAACGAGCACCTGCGCGCCGACCTGTCGGTGGCCAACCTGAGCAATCGCCTGAGCTACTGGGCGCATGTCGGCCGCAACAGCACCGCGATCTCGGACATCGTCGATGCCGGGCGCACCAGCTTGCTGACAGTGAAGTACACGTTCTGA
- a CDS encoding histidine-type phosphatase, translating to MSKRMRWMLLIVLAATPGAQARPAREASAPPLQVEQVVMLFRHGVRAPLQGEAAAAALADRPWPLWDTPASLLTAHGRTGVQLSGDYTRQWLLRDGVLPATGCPAAGAVSVYANTDQRTIASAQILAEALAPGCGLQAGHQPQGSDDPLFRPVEAGAVDFDADAAVASIQRQTGGPGAVVAPYAKELRTMQQILGCSAKTCDFAHMPSSLSASANGRGIAMHGPLDLTSGTAEVLILQYTEGLPLDQVGWGRATRERIGVVSRLHALLFEIYARPQYMAARAGAPLARRVLDTLGVAHAPKLSVLVASDTHIAALSGLLDLHFHLPGFGQDDSPPGGALVLEQLRDVRSGQRYVRLRYQAQSLDQLRALTPLSLRKPPLLQTLRVPGCSDAKTQLCTLPQFQKVLQESLQRRG from the coding sequence ATGAGCAAGCGGATGCGTTGGATGCTTTTGATCGTGCTGGCAGCAACCCCCGGTGCGCAGGCGCGGCCTGCACGCGAAGCGTCTGCGCCGCCATTGCAGGTCGAGCAGGTGGTGATGTTGTTCCGCCACGGCGTGCGTGCGCCTCTGCAGGGCGAGGCCGCGGCGGCGGCATTGGCCGACCGTCCGTGGCCGCTGTGGGACACGCCGGCGAGCCTGCTGACCGCGCACGGCCGCACCGGCGTGCAACTGAGCGGCGACTACACCCGGCAATGGCTGCTGCGCGACGGCGTGCTGCCGGCCACGGGCTGTCCTGCGGCCGGTGCGGTCAGCGTCTACGCCAATACCGACCAGCGCACCATCGCCAGCGCGCAGATCCTGGCCGAAGCGCTGGCGCCCGGCTGCGGGCTGCAGGCCGGGCATCAGCCGCAAGGCAGCGACGATCCGCTGTTCCGTCCGGTCGAGGCCGGTGCGGTGGATTTCGATGCGGACGCGGCGGTTGCCTCGATCCAGCGCCAGACCGGCGGTCCCGGTGCGGTCGTCGCGCCGTATGCGAAGGAACTGCGCACCATGCAGCAGATCCTCGGCTGCAGCGCGAAGACCTGCGATTTCGCGCACATGCCTTCGTCGCTGAGCGCGAGCGCCAATGGCCGCGGCATCGCCATGCACGGTCCGCTGGACCTGACCTCCGGCACCGCCGAGGTGCTCATCCTGCAATACACCGAAGGCCTGCCGCTGGATCAGGTGGGCTGGGGCCGCGCCACCCGCGAACGCATCGGTGTGGTGTCGCGGCTGCATGCGTTGCTGTTCGAGATCTACGCGCGGCCGCAGTACATGGCCGCGCGCGCCGGCGCGCCGCTGGCGCGGCGGGTGCTGGACACGCTGGGTGTGGCGCACGCGCCGAAGCTGAGCGTGCTGGTTGCCAGCGATACCCATATCGCCGCGCTCAGCGGCTTGCTCGACCTGCACTTCCATCTGCCCGGTTTCGGCCAGGACGACTCGCCGCCGGGCGGCGCGCTGGTGCTCGAGCAGCTGCGCGACGTGCGCAGCGGCCAGCGCTATGTGCGCCTGCGCTACCAGGCGCAATCGCTGGACCAGCTGCGCGCGCTGACCCCGCTGAGCCTGCGCAAGCCGCCGCTGCTGCAGACCTTGCGCGTGCCCGGCTGCAGCGACGCCAAGACCCAGCTGTGCACGTTGCCGCAGTTCCAGAAGGTCTTGCAGGAATCGCTGCAGCGGCGCGGCTGA
- a CDS encoding TetR/AcrR family transcriptional regulator: MDLRADAAQRRRLLLDAADEVFCEHGVLAPLELVVERSGVGRATLYRNFADRAQLMIALLQRALDGLECSARDIGERPDGLFLLLRDVAEHIAMSAPLADYWRSMPRDHPQIEVAHARLMAILLPFLQRATDAGLCRPGLDGDDLTLLMDMLGACQRGSDEAERKVLALRACRLLCHALATPAAAATL, from the coding sequence ATGGACCTCCGCGCCGATGCCGCCCAACGCCGCCGCCTGCTGCTCGACGCGGCCGACGAGGTGTTCTGCGAGCATGGCGTGCTGGCGCCGCTGGAGCTGGTGGTCGAGCGCTCCGGCGTGGGCCGGGCTACGCTGTACCGCAATTTCGCCGACCGTGCGCAGCTGATGATCGCGCTCCTGCAGCGCGCCCTGGACGGGCTGGAATGCAGCGCGCGCGATATCGGCGAGCGCCCCGACGGCCTGTTCCTGTTGCTGCGCGATGTCGCCGAGCACATCGCCATGTCCGCGCCGCTGGCCGACTATTGGCGCTCGATGCCGCGCGACCATCCGCAGATCGAAGTGGCGCATGCGCGGCTGATGGCGATCCTGCTGCCGTTCCTGCAGCGCGCCACCGACGCCGGCCTGTGCCGCCCTGGCCTGGACGGCGACGACCTGACCCTGTTGATGGACATGCTCGGCGCTTGCCAGCGCGGCAGCGACGAGGCCGAACGCAAGGTATTGGCGCTGCGCGCTTGCCGGCTGCTGTGCCATGCGCTGGCCACGCCCGCGGCGGCGGCGACGCTATGA
- a CDS encoding Lnb N-terminal periplasmic domain-containing protein, whose protein sequence is MSLRRGQGQGRAAAAIAAQRRWPARIARAAAALAIVLAGVWGGLFLAYLPHTGSLVRYASALLWLAMGGAALWGLRHHRDYRVLPWIFAVACAGLGFGWSQLLPEQNRDWADDVAQPLQPQVHDGHFVTLHNVRNFAWRSDSDYTPRWETRQYDLDRLVSADLALSYWMGPAIAHTLVSFGFDDGRRVVFSLEIRKERGESFSALAGFFRNFEQAMIAADERDILAVRSNVRGEDVYLYRLNIPRTQLRQLFMGYVARAQQLQRTPKFYNTATSNCTTIVFELVRKFEPQLPLDYRLLLSGYLPSYVYAQHGFVPGYALATLQARGRIGERARQAGTGADFSQRIRAGIPGEEMPGEELPGSPR, encoded by the coding sequence ATGAGCCTGCGCCGCGGGCAAGGGCAGGGCCGCGCTGCCGCCGCGATCGCCGCGCAGCGGCGCTGGCCGGCACGCATCGCGCGCGCGGCGGCGGCGCTGGCGATCGTGCTGGCCGGCGTCTGGGGCGGGCTGTTCCTGGCCTACCTGCCGCACACCGGCAGCCTGGTGCGCTACGCCTCGGCATTGCTGTGGCTGGCGATGGGCGGCGCCGCGCTGTGGGGCCTGCGCCACCATCGCGACTACCGGGTGCTGCCGTGGATCTTCGCCGTGGCCTGCGCCGGCCTGGGGTTCGGCTGGTCGCAATTGCTGCCCGAGCAGAACCGCGACTGGGCCGACGACGTGGCGCAGCCGTTGCAGCCGCAGGTCCACGACGGCCACTTCGTCACCTTGCACAACGTGCGCAACTTCGCCTGGCGCAGCGACAGCGACTACACGCCGCGTTGGGAAACCCGCCAGTACGACCTGGACCGTCTGGTCTCGGCGGACCTGGCGTTGTCCTACTGGATGGGGCCGGCGATCGCACACACCCTGGTCTCGTTCGGCTTCGACGACGGCCGCCGGGTAGTGTTCTCGCTGGAAATCCGCAAGGAGCGCGGCGAATCGTTCTCCGCGCTGGCCGGGTTCTTCCGCAATTTCGAGCAGGCGATGATCGCCGCCGACGAGCGCGACATCCTCGCCGTGCGCAGCAACGTGCGCGGCGAGGACGTCTATCTATACCGCCTGAACATTCCGCGCACGCAGTTGCGCCAGCTGTTCATGGGTTACGTGGCGCGCGCGCAGCAGCTGCAGCGCACGCCGAAGTTCTACAACACCGCCACCAGTAACTGCACCACCATCGTGTTCGAGCTGGTGCGCAAGTTCGAACCGCAACTGCCGCTGGATTACCGCCTGCTGCTGTCCGGCTATCTGCCGTCGTATGTGTATGCGCAGCACGGTTTCGTGCCGGGCTACGCGCTGGCCACGCTGCAGGCGCGTGGGCGCATCGGCGAACGCGCGCGCCAGGCCGGCACCGGCGCCGATTTCTCGCAGCGTATCCGCGCAGGCATACCCGGCGAAGAAATGCCCGGCGAAGAACTGCCCGGATCGCCGCGCTGA
- a CDS encoding lysophospholipid acyltransferase family protein: MLALERRLQDRYPYWFAGRRSRLVRPLLRCLQKWSGLDALEAFLDASHELHGFALVQAGMDFLQARYVVAPAPAECIPARGRLLIVANHPSGALDALALLDCVGQVRRDVKIVANDFLWALEGLRELLLPVRIHARNSALFKPAGTALLAREMFARRERRIAPSLGHARALPQGQSDAELMRGLRRGRRASR; the protein is encoded by the coding sequence GTGCTGGCACTCGAACGTCGTCTACAGGATCGCTACCCCTACTGGTTCGCCGGGCGCCGCTCGCGGCTGGTGCGGCCGTTGTTGCGCTGCCTGCAGAAATGGTCGGGCCTGGATGCGCTGGAGGCGTTCCTGGACGCCAGTCACGAACTGCACGGCTTCGCTCTGGTCCAGGCCGGGATGGATTTCCTGCAGGCGCGCTACGTGGTCGCGCCGGCCCCCGCCGAATGCATTCCGGCACGCGGGCGCCTGCTGATCGTCGCCAACCATCCGTCCGGCGCGCTGGACGCGCTGGCGCTGCTGGATTGCGTGGGCCAGGTGCGGCGCGACGTGAAGATCGTCGCCAACGATTTCCTGTGGGCGCTGGAAGGCCTGCGCGAGCTGTTGCTGCCGGTGCGCATCCATGCGCGCAACTCGGCGCTGTTCAAGCCGGCCGGCACCGCGTTGCTGGCGCGCGAGATGTTCGCCCGCCGCGAGCGCCGCATCGCGCCGAGCCTGGGCCATGCCCGCGCGCTGCCGCAGGGCCAGTCCGACGCCGAACTGATGCGCGGCCTGCGCCGCGGCAGGCGCGCGAGCAGATAG
- the dusB gene encoding tRNA dihydrouridine synthase DusB yields MRIGPYTIEPKVILAPMAGVTDKPFRLLCKRLGAGLAVSEMTISDPRLWQTRKSLQRMDHAGEPDPVSVQIAGTEPQQLAEAARYNADHGAQLIDINMGCPAKKVCNAWAGSALMRDEALVARILSAVVNASPVPVTLKIRTGWDCDHRNGPAIARIAQDCGIAALAVHGRTRDQQYNGQAEYATIAQIKAALRIPVIANGDIDSPHKAAQVLAATGADAVMVGRAAQGRPWIFGEIAHYLATSELLPAPSLQFVRDTLLGHLQALHDFYGEAQGVRIARKHLGWYAKDRPENAAFRAVVNRAESAQAQLALTADYFDALIAGVPPAVPAAA; encoded by the coding sequence ATGCGTATCGGCCCCTACACGATCGAACCGAAGGTGATTCTGGCGCCGATGGCAGGGGTCACCGACAAGCCGTTCCGGCTGCTGTGCAAGCGCCTGGGCGCCGGCCTGGCGGTGTCGGAGATGACCATTTCCGACCCGCGCCTCTGGCAGACGCGCAAATCGCTGCAGCGCATGGACCATGCCGGCGAACCGGACCCGGTCAGCGTGCAGATCGCCGGCACCGAGCCGCAGCAACTGGCCGAGGCGGCGCGCTACAACGCCGACCACGGCGCGCAGCTGATCGACATCAACATGGGCTGCCCGGCGAAGAAGGTGTGCAACGCCTGGGCCGGCTCGGCGCTGATGCGCGACGAGGCGCTGGTGGCGCGCATCCTCAGCGCCGTGGTGAACGCCTCGCCGGTGCCGGTGACGCTGAAGATCCGCACCGGCTGGGATTGCGACCACCGCAACGGCCCGGCCATCGCGCGCATCGCGCAGGACTGCGGCATCGCCGCGCTGGCGGTGCATGGCCGCACCCGCGACCAGCAGTACAACGGCCAGGCCGAATACGCCACGATCGCGCAGATCAAGGCCGCGCTGCGCATCCCGGTGATCGCCAACGGCGACATCGATTCGCCGCACAAGGCTGCGCAGGTACTGGCCGCCACCGGCGCCGACGCGGTGATGGTCGGCCGCGCCGCACAGGGCCGGCCGTGGATCTTCGGCGAGATCGCGCACTATCTGGCGACCAGCGAACTGCTGCCGGCGCCGTCGCTGCAGTTCGTGCGCGACACCCTGCTCGGCCACCTGCAGGCCCTGCACGATTTCTACGGCGAAGCGCAGGGCGTGCGCATCGCGCGCAAGCACCTGGGCTGGTACGCCAAGGACCGCCCCGAGAACGCCGCGTTCCGCGCTGTGGTCAACCGCGCCGAGAGCGCGCAGGCGCAGCTGGCGCTGACCGCCGACTACTTCGATGCGCTGATCGCCGGCGTGCCGCCCGCCGTGCCTGCGGCGGCCTGA
- the metK gene encoding methionine adenosyltransferase — protein sequence MSSYLFTSESVSEGHPDKIADQISDAVLDAILTQDKRARVACETLVKTGVAIVAGEITTSAWIDLEALTRKVILDIGYNSSDVGFDGETCGVLNLIGKQSPDINQGVDRKKPEEQGAGDQGLMFGYATRETDSFMPAAIHLAHRLVEQQAKVRKKKNSPLAWLRPDAKSQVTLRYEDGVATAIDAVVLSTQHDPDVKQKHLVEAVREEILKPVLPAKWLHKGTKFHINPTGKFVIGGPVGDCGLTGRKIIVDTYGGWARHGGGAFSGKDPSKVDRSAAYAARYVAKNVVAAGLADRCEVQVSYAIGVAEPTSISVTTFGTGKITDDKIEKLIRKHFDLRPFGILQMLDLIHPMYQQTASYGHFGRTPKVFTYTDGTGAEHSATAFSWEKTDRADALRADAKLK from the coding sequence ATGTCCAGCTATCTCTTCACCTCCGAGTCGGTCTCCGAAGGCCACCCGGACAAGATCGCCGATCAGATCTCCGATGCAGTGCTCGACGCGATCCTGACCCAGGACAAGCGCGCGCGCGTGGCCTGCGAAACGCTGGTCAAGACCGGCGTGGCGATCGTCGCCGGCGAAATCACCACCAGCGCCTGGATCGACCTGGAAGCGTTGACCCGCAAGGTGATCCTGGACATCGGCTACAACAGCTCCGACGTCGGCTTCGACGGCGAGACCTGCGGCGTGCTCAACCTGATCGGCAAGCAATCGCCGGACATCAACCAGGGCGTTGACCGCAAGAAGCCGGAAGAACAGGGCGCCGGCGACCAGGGCCTGATGTTCGGCTACGCCACCCGCGAGACCGACAGCTTCATGCCGGCGGCGATCCACCTGGCGCACCGCCTGGTCGAGCAGCAGGCCAAGGTCCGCAAGAAGAAGAACTCGCCGCTGGCGTGGCTGCGCCCGGACGCCAAGAGCCAGGTCACCCTGCGCTACGAAGACGGCGTGGCGACCGCGATCGACGCGGTGGTGCTGTCCACCCAGCACGATCCGGACGTCAAGCAGAAGCACCTGGTCGAAGCCGTGCGCGAGGAAATCCTCAAGCCGGTGCTGCCGGCCAAGTGGCTGCACAAGGGCACCAAGTTCCACATCAACCCGACCGGCAAGTTCGTGATCGGTGGGCCGGTGGGCGACTGCGGCCTGACCGGGCGCAAGATCATCGTCGACACCTACGGCGGCTGGGCGCGCCACGGCGGCGGCGCGTTCTCCGGCAAGGATCCATCCAAGGTCGACCGTTCCGCGGCGTACGCGGCGCGCTACGTGGCCAAGAACGTGGTCGCCGCCGGCCTGGCCGACCGCTGCGAAGTGCAGGTTTCCTACGCCATCGGCGTTGCCGAGCCGACCTCGATCTCGGTCACCACCTTCGGCACCGGCAAGATCACCGACGACAAGATCGAGAAGCTGATCCGCAAGCACTTCGACCTGCGTCCGTTCGGCATCCTGCAGATGCTCGACCTGATCCACCCGATGTACCAGCAGACCGCCTCGTACGGCCACTTCGGCCGCACCCCGAAGGTGTTCACCTACACCGACGGCACCGGCGCCGAGCACAGCGCCACGGCGTTCTCGTGGGAAAAGACCGACCGCGCCGATGCGCTGCGCGCGGACGCGAAATTGAAGTAA
- a CDS encoding UDP-2,3-diacylglucosamine diphosphatase, whose protein sequence is MNTVSSLSPPPRRAVFVSDVHLGAPHCHARELADFLGGLQCKQLYLVGDIVDFWWMAQRRAVWGAAHQRVIDALHALARGGTELIYVPGNHDRPIRRFCGLALPAMQVRRRAVHETADGRRLLVVHGDDYDAVTQFGGLQEKFGDWLYYRILTGNQLINRVRRRFGMRYWSLADYLKRQSSAAERYIERFVDAGLDDAHRRGLDGVVCGHVHRAGLFERDGLVYANDGDWVESLTALSEDHQGRLQLLSHTGQVLQTLAPRVLRLPQAA, encoded by the coding sequence ATGAACACGGTGAGCAGCTTGTCCCCGCCGCCACGGCGGGCGGTGTTCGTGTCCGACGTGCATCTAGGTGCGCCGCATTGCCATGCGCGCGAGCTGGCCGATTTCCTCGGCGGCCTGCAGTGCAAGCAACTGTACCTGGTCGGCGACATCGTCGATTTCTGGTGGATGGCGCAGCGCCGTGCGGTGTGGGGCGCGGCGCACCAGCGCGTGATCGATGCGCTGCATGCGCTGGCGCGTGGCGGCACCGAACTGATCTACGTGCCCGGCAACCACGATCGCCCGATCCGCCGCTTCTGCGGCCTGGCGCTGCCGGCGATGCAGGTGCGCCGGCGCGCGGTGCACGAGACCGCCGACGGGCGCCGGCTGCTGGTGGTGCACGGCGACGACTACGACGCGGTCACCCAGTTCGGCGGCCTGCAGGAGAAGTTCGGCGACTGGCTGTACTACCGCATCCTCACCGGCAACCAGCTGATCAACCGCGTGCGCCGCCGCTTCGGCATGCGTTACTGGTCGCTGGCCGACTACCTGAAGCGGCAGAGCAGCGCCGCCGAGCGCTATATCGAACGCTTCGTCGATGCCGGCCTGGACGACGCGCACCGCCGCGGCCTGGACGGCGTGGTTTGCGGCCACGTGCACCGCGCCGGCCTATTCGAGCGCGACGGCCTGGTCTACGCCAACGATGGCGACTGGGTCGAGAGCCTCACCGCGCTGAGCGAGGACCACCAGGGCCGGCTGCAGTTGCTGTCGCATACCGGGCAGGTGCTGCAGACCCTGGCCCCGCGCGTGTTGCGTCTGCCGCAGGCGGCATGA